The Sphingobacterium bambusae genome includes a window with the following:
- a CDS encoding mechanosensitive ion channel family protein, with amino-acid sequence MTQYLSQLATKMPAWAWNMVVIIFAVLLGILVKAILVPLVRKQSNAYGNYSVIRSVIRHFNKIFSFFIPLLVFNALLPFTRFNSATLAVVTKITEILFVGCFAIIIIRLIRVFEDYLYHRFDVSKENNLRERKIRTQIVFIRKLLVSIIILVALAIVLLSFENMRKIGAGLLTGVGIGGIIIGFAAQKSLGNLLAGFQIAFTQPIRMDDVLVVEGEWGRVEEINLTYVVVAIWDKRRLVLPINYFIEKPFQNWTRTTAEILGTVFIYTDFTVPIDKLREKLTELLHANSLWDGQVNVLHVTDLKEKTMEIRCLMSCRNSGQAFDLRCHVREEMIKYIAEHYPGSLSQTRVKLSGEQQNEAV; translated from the coding sequence ATGACACAGTACTTATCACAATTAGCGACGAAGATGCCCGCTTGGGCATGGAATATGGTCGTCATTATCTTTGCGGTATTATTGGGTATACTGGTGAAAGCCATTTTAGTACCGCTCGTGAGGAAACAGTCCAATGCTTACGGCAACTATTCCGTTATTCGATCAGTGATTCGGCATTTCAATAAGATATTCAGTTTTTTTATACCCTTGCTCGTATTCAACGCCCTACTGCCTTTCACGCGCTTCAACAGTGCAACCTTGGCTGTAGTCACCAAGATCACGGAAATCCTTTTTGTTGGCTGTTTCGCGATTATCATTATCCGTTTAATTCGGGTCTTTGAAGATTACCTGTACCATCGCTTTGATGTTAGCAAGGAAAACAACCTGCGAGAACGGAAGATACGCACGCAGATTGTTTTTATCCGAAAGCTCTTGGTCAGTATCATCATCTTGGTGGCTCTTGCCATTGTGCTGTTAAGCTTCGAAAATATGCGCAAAATAGGTGCCGGTTTGCTTACGGGCGTCGGTATTGGCGGTATCATTATCGGTTTTGCGGCGCAGAAGTCATTGGGCAACCTGTTGGCAGGCTTTCAGATCGCGTTCACCCAACCGATACGCATGGACGACGTATTGGTGGTGGAGGGCGAATGGGGGCGCGTAGAGGAGATCAACCTCACCTATGTGGTGGTCGCCATTTGGGATAAACGTAGGCTGGTATTGCCTATTAACTATTTTATAGAGAAGCCTTTCCAGAACTGGACAAGGACCACCGCGGAGATCCTCGGCACCGTTTTTATCTACACAGACTTTACCGTCCCGATTGATAAGTTGCGTGAAAAATTGACCGAACTCCTACACGCCAACAGCTTGTGGGATGGGCAAGTTAATGTTTTGCACGTCACCGATCTGAAGGAAAAAACCATGGAAATACGCTGTTTAATGAGCTGTCGCAACTCAGGGCAAGCATTCGATCTGCGTTGTCATGTGCGAGAGGAAATGATTAAATACATTGCCGAGCATTATCCGGGCAGCCTTTCACAGACACGGGTTAAGCTATCGGGCGAGCAGCAAAACGAAGCTGTTTAA
- a CDS encoding RtcB family protein, whose translation MENKRINGNDLLALGYAENSALGVALQINKKRLGFTREQMLAHFSAILANPEAYAEDAVFKTLAQELLKQDELEASYIALKEEGHYEIYGEEHIEEGAKQQMQVAMTLRVSVAGALMPDAHQGYGLPIGGVLATGNAVIPYGVGVDIGCRMALSIFDLPAAYLTEHSDALKKVIMQTTKFGAGQGFQKGDRASHAVLEQDTFAMNDLLRSLKDKAWAQLGTSGGGNHFVEFGVIAFDQADAELGIEAGEYVALLTHSGSRGLGATLADHYTKLAKQLCKLPYKAQHLAYLDLGTAEGQEYWMAMNLAGDYTSACHEVIHEKVRHQLGAERLAKVENHHNFAWKEMWNGQELIVHRKGATPAAKGVMGIIPGSMASPGFLVRGKGQMESINSASHGAGRLMSRTKAIKTLAPSDLKAILNDQGITLMGAGMDEAPMAYKDIHTVMAAQQDLVDVLATFSPKIVRMADDGSRED comes from the coding sequence ATGGAAAACAAACGTATAAATGGTAACGATCTATTGGCCTTGGGCTATGCCGAAAATTCTGCTTTGGGCGTCGCCTTGCAGATCAATAAGAAAAGATTGGGCTTTACGCGTGAGCAGATGCTAGCTCATTTCTCGGCTATATTGGCCAATCCGGAAGCGTATGCTGAAGATGCAGTTTTTAAGACATTGGCGCAGGAGCTGTTGAAGCAAGATGAGCTGGAAGCCTCGTATATCGCACTTAAAGAAGAGGGGCATTACGAAATTTACGGGGAAGAGCATATTGAAGAAGGGGCGAAGCAGCAGATGCAAGTAGCTATGACGTTGCGTGTCTCTGTAGCCGGCGCCCTGATGCCAGACGCGCACCAAGGCTATGGCTTGCCTATCGGCGGGGTGCTGGCCACGGGCAATGCCGTCATTCCCTACGGCGTGGGCGTGGATATCGGTTGTCGCATGGCGTTGTCTATTTTTGATCTACCTGCCGCATACCTGACGGAGCATAGCGATGCGTTAAAGAAAGTCATTATGCAAACCACGAAGTTTGGCGCTGGCCAAGGTTTCCAAAAAGGAGATCGAGCAAGCCATGCCGTTTTAGAGCAGGATACTTTTGCCATGAACGATTTGTTGCGTTCGTTGAAGGATAAGGCTTGGGCGCAACTAGGGACTTCCGGAGGGGGAAATCACTTCGTGGAGTTTGGGGTGATAGCCTTTGATCAGGCGGATGCGGAATTAGGTATTGAAGCGGGTGAATATGTCGCGCTATTGACGCATTCGGGATCACGCGGGCTGGGGGCAACGTTAGCCGACCACTACACCAAACTAGCTAAGCAGCTTTGTAAACTGCCTTATAAAGCACAACATTTGGCTTACCTAGATTTGGGAACGGCCGAAGGACAGGAATATTGGATGGCGATGAATTTAGCGGGCGACTACACATCGGCATGTCACGAAGTGATCCATGAAAAGGTGCGCCATCAGCTGGGGGCAGAGCGCTTGGCAAAGGTCGAAAACCACCACAACTTTGCATGGAAGGAGATGTGGAATGGGCAAGAGCTGATTGTACACCGAAAGGGAGCAACGCCTGCAGCCAAAGGGGTAATGGGTATTATTCCGGGTTCCATGGCCTCGCCAGGATTCTTGGTGCGCGGTAAAGGACAGATGGAGTCCATCAACTCGGCCTCGCACGGTGCCGGACGATTGATGAGCCGTACAAAGGCAATAAAGACGCTGGCGCCATCGGATTTAAAGGCTATCCTAAATGATCAAGGGATCACTTTGATGGGGGCCGGTATGGATGAAGCGCCTATGGCCTATAAAGACATACATACCGTGATGGCTGCGCAGCAGGATCTTGTTGACGTGTTGGCTACATTCTCGCCTAAGATTGTGCGGATGGCCGACGATGGTAGTCGAGAGGATTAG
- a CDS encoding ABC transporter ATP-binding protein: protein MIAIQDLNFSYNKGRPLFKQMDLQLEQGHIYGLLGKNGAGKSTLLKNIAGLVYPNKGSIAVLGHDPRKREPSLLKEITFIPEEFYLPAVLSDKFIRANAPFYPNFDIQYFKELLGEFEIPLNQRIADMSYGQKKKYLISFGLASNTKLMIMDEPTNGLDIPSKVQFRKIMASALTEERCILISTHQVRDLDNLIDSVIILDEHRVAVNASVATLTERLCFKKVKELPADVVYAEAALGGYNSIQVNTFAEDSKLDLELLFNAVSQKQGVITNLLTQPTYV from the coding sequence ATGATAGCTATCCAAGATCTAAATTTTAGCTACAACAAAGGTCGTCCTTTGTTCAAGCAGATGGACCTGCAGCTCGAGCAAGGCCACATTTATGGCTTGTTGGGGAAAAATGGTGCAGGCAAGTCGACCTTGCTAAAGAATATTGCCGGTTTGGTTTATCCCAACAAGGGCTCCATTGCGGTGCTGGGGCACGATCCTAGAAAGCGAGAGCCATCGCTGCTGAAGGAGATCACGTTTATACCCGAGGAATTTTACCTGCCGGCCGTACTGTCCGACAAGTTTATCCGCGCCAATGCGCCATTCTATCCAAATTTTGACATACAGTATTTCAAAGAGCTATTGGGCGAATTTGAAATACCGCTGAATCAACGTATCGCAGATATGAGCTACGGGCAGAAAAAGAAATACCTGATATCTTTTGGCTTAGCCAGCAATACCAAGCTGATGATTATGGATGAGCCGACCAACGGATTGGATATCCCGTCGAAGGTGCAGTTTCGTAAGATAATGGCTTCTGCCCTTACCGAGGAGCGCTGCATCCTGATCTCTACCCATCAAGTTCGCGACTTGGACAATCTGATCGACTCGGTCATTATTTTGGACGAGCATCGCGTAGCCGTGAATGCTTCCGTTGCTACCTTAACGGAACGCCTTTGCTTTAAGAAGGTGAAAGAGCTACCCGCAGATGTTGTCTATGCAGAAGCGGCACTAGGGGGCTACAACAGCATTCAGGTGAATACCTTTGCGGAAGACTCCAAGCTAGATCTTGAACTGCTCTTTAACGCCGTATCTCAAAAACAGGGCGTAATTACCAACCTTTTAACGCAACCCACTTATGTCTAA
- a CDS encoding GntR family transcriptional regulator, with protein MDFSANKAIYVQIAEHVCEHIMLGTWKDEEKVPSVRDLAVQLEVNPNTVMRTYDLLQQKAIIANKRGIGFFLTTDAVAQVKAYRKAMFLEEELPQLFRNIYLLDIGLEELQKRYQTFINENFNQN; from the coding sequence ATGGATTTTAGCGCAAATAAGGCAATATATGTGCAGATTGCCGAGCATGTTTGTGAACATATTATGCTGGGCACTTGGAAAGATGAAGAGAAGGTGCCTTCAGTACGCGATTTGGCTGTGCAACTGGAGGTAAACCCCAATACGGTTATGCGCACCTATGACCTGCTCCAACAAAAAGCGATTATCGCCAACAAAAGGGGGATAGGTTTTTTCCTAACGACAGATGCTGTGGCACAGGTAAAGGCTTATAGAAAAGCGATGTTTCTGGAAGAGGAACTACCGCAGTTATTCCGTAACATTTATTTGTTGGATATCGGTCTCGAGGAGCTACAGAAACGCTATCAAACGTTTATTAATGAAAATTTTAACCAAAATTGA
- a CDS encoding slipin family protein, with protein sequence MKRIHIAVNHVGFVVKNQVVQRVLTSGKYWLGFGEKLELHDKAKAFQTNHDVDVLLQIEGFAALVEQVEVADGCLCIVFINENFTKILTAGRYIFWKGLRNYRFHMEDTSTMVISSALGRNLLEWPEFAPFVRQYKLDPAEKGLLFIDGQFQQVLEGGVYTWWKNATAIAVSKVDTRVLSVDINGQEILTKDKAQIRVNFSVRYRVLDVVRALLENKDHEKQLYMLMQLLLRTYIGHMTLDEIMEKKDDVNTFIASEAHVQAASLGLEIQFCGIKDIILPGDVRDIMNQVLIAEKRAQANIITRREETASTRSLLNTAKLMEENAMLFKLKEMEYVEKISEKISTVSLSGNGQLIDQLKQWFVKS encoded by the coding sequence ATGAAAAGAATACATATAGCTGTTAACCACGTAGGTTTTGTGGTTAAGAATCAAGTGGTACAGCGGGTACTTACATCGGGGAAATACTGGCTGGGCTTTGGCGAGAAGCTGGAGCTTCACGATAAGGCAAAGGCATTTCAGACGAATCACGATGTGGACGTACTCCTGCAGATCGAAGGCTTCGCAGCCTTGGTAGAGCAGGTTGAGGTTGCCGATGGATGCCTGTGCATCGTCTTTATCAACGAGAACTTTACAAAGATTTTGACCGCCGGACGCTACATCTTTTGGAAAGGCTTACGGAACTACCGTTTCCATATGGAAGATACCTCGACGATGGTTATTTCATCAGCACTGGGAAGAAATCTATTGGAGTGGCCAGAGTTCGCACCTTTTGTGCGGCAGTATAAGTTGGATCCTGCAGAAAAAGGATTGTTATTTATCGATGGGCAGTTTCAGCAGGTGCTCGAGGGTGGCGTGTACACTTGGTGGAAGAATGCTACCGCCATTGCGGTTTCAAAGGTCGACACCCGTGTGTTGTCCGTAGACATCAATGGGCAAGAGATACTGACGAAGGATAAGGCACAAATCCGCGTGAACTTTTCCGTGCGCTACAGGGTGCTTGATGTGGTACGCGCACTGTTGGAGAATAAAGACCACGAAAAGCAGCTCTATATGTTGATGCAATTGTTACTGCGTACATACATTGGGCACATGACACTGGACGAGATCATGGAAAAGAAAGATGACGTGAATACGTTCATTGCCTCCGAAGCGCATGTACAAGCGGCGTCGCTCGGGTTGGAGATACAATTCTGTGGGATCAAGGATATCATCTTGCCAGGTGATGTGCGGGATATCATGAATCAGGTGTTGATTGCCGAGAAGCGTGCGCAGGCAAATATCATCACGCGGCGTGAAGAGACGGCATCGACGCGAAGCTTGCTGAATACTGCAAAGCTAATGGAAGAAAATGCTATGCTGTTCAAGCTGAAGGAGATGGAGTATGTGGAGAAGATCTCGGAAAAGATTAGTACGGTATCGCTGTCCGGAAATGGGCAGCTTATCGATCAGCTAAAGCAATGGTTTGTCAAGAGCTAA
- a CDS encoding MFS transporter: MKIYNSKHESIALFSTFLLIPLSGLATDIYLPSFPDMQKAFAVSSTGIQMTLSYFLISYGLSMLFVGPLVDSFGRYKLVLIALLIFAGTNFALALSPNIQFVYAMRILQGICTAFIVVGKRAFLVDIFSGKKLQGYMSMLSIIWAIAPITAPFIGGYLQQLWGWQANFHLLGIYAILVLLLELIFSGEASRALKPFHPQQILTSYKAVLQAPDFFLGLFVLGTAYSMIMVFAMSAPFLVENHFGFSSVETGYCALLSGVGVMMGGFLGKANIHKPLVKKLASAILSIMFMAIVMYFNGAYSKSIVWLMLFVLCLHTASGFIYNSYFTYCLTRFPQYAGVSSGLTSGGSYLFTSLLSYAMVSILAINNQSQLAFSYFGFALLIGAAWVPLSLVFRKRNPAKQQV; this comes from the coding sequence ATGAAGATCTACAATAGCAAGCACGAGTCCATTGCCCTTTTTTCTACCTTTCTTTTAATTCCCTTGTCTGGATTGGCCACCGATATCTACCTACCCTCTTTTCCGGATATGCAAAAAGCATTTGCCGTATCCAGTACGGGCATACAGATGACCTTAAGTTACTTCCTGATCAGCTACGGGCTATCCATGCTTTTTGTAGGCCCCTTGGTGGATAGTTTTGGCCGATACAAACTGGTTTTAATAGCGCTATTGATTTTCGCTGGTACCAACTTTGCTTTAGCACTTTCGCCAAACATACAGTTCGTTTACGCTATGCGCATCCTACAAGGGATCTGCACTGCTTTCATCGTCGTTGGAAAACGAGCTTTTCTTGTCGACATCTTTTCCGGAAAGAAGCTGCAAGGCTATATGTCTATGCTATCGATCATCTGGGCAATAGCTCCGATCACGGCACCTTTCATTGGTGGCTATCTGCAGCAGCTATGGGGTTGGCAGGCGAACTTCCACCTGTTGGGAATATATGCTATCTTGGTTTTATTGCTGGAGCTGATCTTTTCCGGAGAAGCCTCGCGTGCGCTAAAGCCTTTTCACCCACAACAGATTTTAACATCCTATAAAGCTGTCCTTCAAGCGCCCGACTTCTTCCTTGGCTTATTTGTCTTGGGAACGGCCTATTCCATGATTATGGTATTCGCGATGTCCGCGCCTTTTTTGGTAGAAAACCATTTTGGGTTTTCATCGGTAGAAACCGGCTATTGCGCGCTGCTATCTGGTGTTGGGGTGATGATGGGTGGTTTTCTAGGCAAAGCAAACATCCACAAGCCTCTCGTCAAAAAGCTTGCCTCTGCTATCCTATCCATCATGTTTATGGCTATCGTTATGTATTTTAACGGGGCATACAGCAAGAGCATCGTTTGGTTGATGTTGTTCGTACTTTGCCTCCACACCGCTTCCGGCTTTATATACAATTCCTACTTCACCTATTGCTTAACGCGTTTTCCGCAGTATGCGGGTGTTTCAAGCGGATTGACTAGCGGTGGCAGTTACCTGTTCACGTCCCTACTCAGCTATGCCATGGTCTCGATATTGGCAATCAACAACCAATCGCAACTAGCTTTCAGCTATTTCGGCTTTGCCCTGCTTATTGGTGCCGCGTGGGTTCCATTGAGCCTTGTTTTTCGAAAGCGCAATCCGGCGAAGCAGCAAGTCTAG
- a CDS encoding helix-turn-helix transcriptional regulator, whose protein sequence is MSTNKAALIRYKTIDNCLRQTHRKWTLEDLIDRVSDALYEFEGIHNGVSKRTIQSDIQVMRSNKLGYNAPIIVLKRKYYTYEDPAYSISNSPLTHNDMEKMKEAVDILKHLNGFAHFEEMSDMIVRLEHNMAKQANDAATSIQLESNSLLKGLNWITPIHQAIRERIPLLISYKSFKSKQATESVYYPYLLKEYRNRWFVITKPKKGRILVTLALDRILDIQEMAKTGFVPYEGVSFDRYYADTIGVTKSERDRGQRVTLEVDARTAPYVETKPLHASQVVVNRREDGKIIIRLDVVLNFELEREILGFGESVQVLSPRLLRNRLASRLRRAYNNYSSDDTKNNAQTTDPPPNV, encoded by the coding sequence ATGTCTACCAACAAAGCTGCACTCATACGTTACAAAACTATAGACAATTGCCTACGCCAAACGCATAGAAAATGGACGCTGGAAGACCTTATCGATCGTGTTTCCGATGCGCTATATGAGTTTGAAGGCATCCACAATGGGGTCAGCAAACGCACCATCCAAAGCGATATACAGGTTATGCGCAGCAATAAGCTCGGCTACAATGCGCCTATCATTGTGTTAAAAAGGAAATACTATACCTACGAAGACCCCGCTTATTCCATCAGCAACTCGCCGCTCACGCACAATGATATGGAGAAAATGAAAGAGGCTGTTGATATTCTCAAACACCTCAACGGATTTGCTCATTTTGAGGAAATGAGCGATATGATCGTGCGCTTAGAGCATAATATGGCTAAACAAGCGAACGATGCTGCAACGAGCATACAACTGGAGAGCAACAGCCTACTGAAAGGGCTCAACTGGATCACACCCATACATCAAGCCATCCGCGAGCGAATACCGCTCCTGATATCATACAAGTCCTTTAAATCCAAGCAGGCTACCGAATCCGTCTACTACCCCTATTTGCTAAAGGAATACCGCAATCGTTGGTTTGTCATTACGAAGCCCAAAAAGGGGCGCATTCTAGTCACCTTGGCCTTGGACCGTATTCTGGACATCCAAGAAATGGCCAAAACGGGCTTTGTCCCATACGAAGGCGTTAGTTTCGACCGTTATTATGCAGACACTATTGGTGTCACCAAGTCCGAGCGCGACCGGGGTCAGCGGGTCACGTTGGAAGTGGATGCCCGAACCGCACCCTACGTGGAGACCAAACCCTTGCATGCATCGCAAGTGGTAGTCAATCGCAGAGAGGACGGCAAGATCATCATCCGATTGGATGTGGTGCTTAATTTCGAGCTGGAGCGTGAGATATTGGGCTTTGGTGAATCTGTACAGGTGCTGTCGCCTAGGTTGTTGCGCAACCGCTTAGCTTCGCGCCTGCGACGTGCCTATAACAATTACAGTAGCGATGACACAAAAAATAACGCACAAACAACCGATCCGCCACCTAATGTATAA
- a CDS encoding M48 family metallopeptidase yields the protein MYIEPSASFKASARKTIVSIVIFAITYILLLIIAVGITIGFGVLGIWIFTLHPAIYTGIICLGLIASGLTVLFFLVKFVFASTKVDRSNLIEINREDQPGLFHLIDEVVQKVDTQSPKKVFLDADVNASVFYDSNFWSMFLPIRKNLLIGMGLINTTTEQELKAILAHEFGHFSQRSMKVGSYVYHVNKIIYNMLYNNVSLNTMLEKWANIGGSATIFIGISLFIIRQIQAVLQKLYSYVNHNYLALSREMEFHADEIAAHVAGSKALGDSLLRLTLANHAFQGVLAFYQSKINQQVRSQDIYPEQQFVLAELAKQHSFKMQDGLPVIELHQLARMYRSQLNLDNQWASHPSDEDRVKALHKLNIVVTDSVNTPAMDLLHDAASIRARIARSLFNDNYYTATPSTYSFSEFQQHFLDFANKENLDQQFNGYYDQHDIDETAMPSLPIGDSTASFEDLYSDAKLETLNELIALQNDRSVLQAIQDGHIVVKTFDYCGIKYFANQTATVLRQIDARISLLEDEVAQHDKRIHLYFRSQAINQAQEEVFQERFRRYSEAKNLLEENSKLVNELSEDTSFMFERHEHQDIEARLRDFARKEPRLKEALRALLSHADIHSELDDALKNDLEKYTEHQLTYFHVDEYDNDNLGLMMNAITQLGILSQRHVFLSKKQLLNFFLQLQENRLKQGVS from the coding sequence ATGTATATCGAACCCTCCGCGAGCTTTAAAGCAAGCGCTCGAAAAACCATCGTGTCTATTGTTATTTTCGCTATCACCTATATCCTGCTGTTGATCATTGCTGTAGGCATTACCATCGGTTTCGGCGTTTTGGGGATTTGGATCTTTACCCTTCACCCGGCAATCTACACAGGCATCATCTGTTTAGGGCTGATAGCCTCAGGTTTAACGGTTCTTTTCTTCTTGGTCAAGTTTGTTTTTGCATCGACGAAAGTTGATCGAAGCAACCTGATTGAAATCAATCGAGAAGATCAGCCAGGGCTGTTCCATTTGATCGACGAGGTCGTGCAAAAGGTCGACACACAATCGCCTAAAAAAGTTTTTCTAGACGCAGATGTCAACGCATCGGTTTTCTACGATTCTAATTTCTGGAGCATGTTTCTTCCTATTCGCAAGAACCTTCTGATCGGCATGGGGCTCATCAACACGACTACCGAGCAGGAGCTCAAAGCCATATTGGCTCATGAGTTTGGCCACTTCTCCCAACGCAGCATGAAAGTTGGCAGCTATGTATACCATGTCAATAAGATTATTTACAACATGCTGTACAACAATGTATCGCTTAACACGATGTTGGAAAAATGGGCCAATATCGGTGGTTCGGCAACCATTTTCATCGGTATTTCCCTCTTCATCATCAGGCAGATACAGGCCGTACTCCAAAAGTTGTACAGCTATGTAAACCACAACTACCTTGCACTATCCAGGGAGATGGAATTTCATGCAGACGAGATTGCCGCCCACGTTGCCGGATCAAAGGCCTTAGGCGACTCCCTTTTGCGTCTTACACTTGCCAACCATGCCTTCCAAGGTGTGTTGGCCTTCTATCAAAGTAAAATCAACCAACAGGTTCGCAGCCAAGATATTTACCCCGAGCAGCAGTTTGTTTTGGCCGAGCTAGCCAAGCAGCATAGCTTCAAAATGCAAGATGGGCTTCCCGTCATCGAGCTTCATCAATTGGCGCGCATGTACCGCTCACAATTAAACCTTGACAATCAGTGGGCATCACACCCCTCCGATGAAGATCGTGTCAAAGCACTACATAAGCTCAATATTGTGGTCACCGACAGTGTTAATACGCCCGCAATGGACCTACTGCATGACGCCGCATCGATTCGTGCGCGTATTGCGCGTTCGCTCTTTAACGATAATTACTACACGGCGACACCTAGCACCTACTCCTTTAGCGAATTTCAACAGCACTTCTTAGATTTTGCCAATAAAGAAAACTTGGATCAGCAATTTAATGGGTACTACGATCAGCACGATATCGATGAAACGGCAATGCCCTCTTTGCCGATTGGAGACAGCACAGCTAGTTTTGAAGATCTATACAGCGATGCCAAATTAGAAACCCTAAATGAGCTGATTGCCCTACAAAATGACCGCTCGGTTTTGCAGGCTATCCAAGATGGGCACATCGTGGTAAAAACCTTCGACTATTGCGGCATAAAATACTTTGCCAACCAAACGGCAACTGTGCTGCGACAAATTGATGCCCGCATTTCCTTACTAGAAGATGAGGTGGCACAACATGACAAACGTATCCATCTTTATTTCAGATCCCAAGCCATCAATCAGGCACAAGAAGAAGTATTTCAGGAACGCTTCCGTCGCTATAGCGAAGCGAAAAATCTATTGGAGGAAAATAGCAAACTTGTCAACGAGCTTTCTGAGGACACTTCTTTTATGTTTGAGCGCCATGAACATCAAGACATCGAAGCACGATTGCGTGATTTTGCAAGAAAGGAACCGCGGCTTAAAGAAGCATTGCGCGCGTTACTGTCGCATGCCGACATCCATTCCGAATTGGATGATGCCCTAAAGAACGATCTGGAAAAATATACCGAACACCAACTGACCTATTTCCATGTGGACGAGTATGACAACGATAATTTGGGGTTGATGATGAATGCGATTACACAATTGGGGATTCTCTCGCAACGTCATGTATTCCTGTCGAAAAAGCAGCTATTGAACTTTTTCTTGCAACTGCAGGAAAACAGGTTAAAGCAGGGGGTTTCATAA
- a CDS encoding DEAD/DEAH box helicase, producing the protein MEFTEFGFSATLEEGLDSMGFVEATPIQAQAIPVILKQHDLIACAQTGTGKTASYLLPVLNRIAENPQERVNTLILVPTRELALQIDQQIMGFGYFTGATSICVYGGGDGIGYEQQKRAIREGVNIIVATPGRLLAHMSSGKFDFSHLEHLILDEADRMLDMGFHDDIMRIISYLPKKRQSLLFSATMPPKIRTLAKKILHEPEEINVAISKPSEGIDQQAYLVYDDNKIALIKALLDNPSYESIIIFASKKDLVKRLTRELIKMGLSAEGFHSDLEQAQREEIMHRFKAKRLRILVGTDVISRGIDIVGISLVVNFDVPPDPEDYVHRIGRTARAATTGTAITFINDKDQGRFGRIERLIEKEVPKKEMPEGIPPGPAYEPTAKKRPNGNNNNKKKKFRKFNKPKPENKSKTE; encoded by the coding sequence TTGGAATTTACTGAATTCGGCTTCTCCGCTACATTAGAGGAAGGCCTTGATAGCATGGGGTTTGTTGAGGCAACCCCAATACAGGCGCAAGCAATACCCGTTATTTTGAAACAGCATGATCTTATCGCATGTGCGCAAACGGGAACAGGCAAAACAGCATCTTATCTTTTACCGGTTCTTAACCGAATAGCAGAGAATCCGCAGGAGCGCGTGAATACACTGATTTTGGTGCCTACGCGCGAATTGGCGCTGCAGATCGACCAACAGATCATGGGCTTTGGCTATTTTACGGGCGCCACTTCCATCTGTGTGTATGGTGGTGGAGACGGCATAGGCTACGAACAGCAGAAGCGTGCTATTCGCGAAGGGGTGAATATCATTGTAGCTACTCCTGGGCGTTTACTCGCTCACATGTCTTCCGGCAAATTTGACTTCAGCCATTTGGAGCATCTTATCCTCGACGAGGCTGATCGGATGTTGGACATGGGTTTTCATGATGATATTATGCGCATCATCAGCTACTTGCCTAAAAAAAGGCAGAGCCTTCTTTTCTCGGCCACGATGCCACCGAAAATCCGGACGCTAGCCAAGAAAATATTGCACGAACCGGAGGAGATCAATGTAGCCATCTCGAAGCCTAGCGAAGGGATCGACCAACAGGCTTATCTGGTGTATGATGATAACAAAATCGCCCTGATAAAAGCGCTATTGGATAACCCGAGCTACGAAAGTATTATCATCTTTGCCTCGAAAAAAGATCTTGTAAAACGTTTGACTCGGGAACTTATCAAAATGGGACTCTCTGCTGAAGGTTTTCATTCGGATTTGGAGCAGGCGCAACGCGAAGAAATTATGCACCGATTCAAGGCGAAAAGGTTGCGCATACTCGTCGGTACGGATGTTATTTCGCGTGGTATCGACATCGTTGGGATCAGCTTGGTCGTGAATTTTGATGTGCCACCAGACCCAGAAGACTACGTGCACCGTATTGGACGTACAGCCAGAGCGGCAACCACCGGCACGGCCATTACCTTTATCAATGATAAAGATCAAGGACGCTTTGGGCGGATCGAACGATTGATCGAAAAAGAGGTTCCCAAGAAAGAAATGCCAGAAGGTATTCCCCCGGGGCCTGCTTATGAGCCTACAGCGAAGAAACGACCTAACGGAAACAATAACAACAAGAAAAAGAAATTTCGGAAGTTCAACAAGCCGAAACCCGAAAATAAGTCTAAAACGGAGTAA